One genomic segment of Desmodus rotundus isolate HL8 chromosome 5, HLdesRot8A.1, whole genome shotgun sequence includes these proteins:
- the LOC128781042 gene encoding olfactory receptor 10A4 produces MPSQILGRRMMWGNWTTVSEFVLVSFSALSSRLQALLFLLFLTIYIVTLMGNILIILVTTADSALQSPMYFFLRNLSFLEIGFNLVIVPKMLGTLIIQDTTISFLGCATQMYFFFFFGAAECCLLATMAYDRYVAICDPLRYPVIMGRRACAQLAAASWCSGFPVATVQTTWIFSFPFCGPNRVNHFFCDSPPVLALVCADTSLFELEALTATVLFILFPFLLILGSYVRILSTIFRMPSAEGKRKAFSTCSSHLLVVSLFYSTAILTYFRPRSSTSPENKKLLSLSYTVVTPMLNPIIYSLRNSEVKAALKRAIHRTLGPQKL; encoded by the coding sequence ATGCCCAGCCAAATCCTGGGCAGAAGAATGATGTGGGGAAACTGGACAACTGTCAGCGAGTTTGTTCTTGTGAGTTTCTCAGCCTTGTCTTCTAGGCTACAGGCTCtactatttctcctttttttgacCATTTACATTGTGACCCTAATGGGCAACATCCTTATCATCCTGGTCACTACAGCTGACTCTGCACTACAAagtcccatgtacttcttcctcaggaACTTGTCCTTCCTGGAGATAGGTTTCAACTTGGTCATTGTGCCCAAGATGCTGGGGACCCTGATCATCCAAGACACAACCATCTCCTTCCTTGGCTGTGCCACTCagatgtatttcttcttcttctttggggCTGCTGAATGCTGCCTCCTGGCTACAATGGCGtatgaccgctatgtggccatctgtgACCCTTTGCGCTACCCAGTCATCATGGGCCGCagggcctgtgcccagctggcaGCTGCATCCTGGTGCTCAGGGTTTCCGGTGGCCACTGTACAAACCACGTGGATTTTCAGCTTCCCTTTTTGTGGCCCCAACAGGGTGAACCACTTCTTCTGTGACAGTCCCCCTGTCCTTGCCCTGGTCTGTGCTGATACTTCGCTGTTTGAACTAGAGGCTCTGACAGCCACTGttctcttcatcctcttccccttcttgctGATCCTGGGGTCCTATGTTCGTATCCTCTCCACTATCTTCAGGATGCCCTCAGCTGAGGGGAAACGCAAGGCCTTCTCCACCTGTTCCTCCCACCTCCTGGTTGTCTCCCTTTTCTACAGCACTGCCATCCTCACATACTTCCGACCCCGGTCCAGCACCTCTCCTGAGAACAAGAAGCTGCTGTCGCTCTCCTACACGGTGGTGACTCCCATGTTGAACCCCATCATTTACAGTTTAAGGAACAGTGAAGTGAAGGCTGCACTGAAACGAGCCATCCACAGGACCCTGGGCCCACAGAAACTCTGA
- the LOC128781043 gene encoding olfactory receptor 2D2-like codes for MRHTNQTQVTEFFLLGLSDNPHSQQLLFMLFLGVYLVTVVGNLLLMSLVQADSQLHTPMYFFLCNLSLADLCFSTNIVPQALVHLLSRKKVISFTRCAAQLLLFLIFGCTQCALLAVMSYDRYAAICNPLHYPSIMTWRVCAQLAVGSWTSGILVSVVDTSFTLRLPYTGSNSIAHFFCEAPALLSLASTDTWASEMAIFLMGVVLLLLPVSLILVSYGHIIVTVVRMKSAAGRLKAFSTCGSHLMVVILFYGSAIVTYMTPKSSKEQKKLVSVFYAMVTPVLNPLIYSLRNKDVKGALRKVATRNLPCRLGNCH; via the coding sequence ATGAGACACACAAATCAGACACAGGTGACAGAATTCTTccttttgggactctctgacaaCCCACACTCCCAGCAGCTACTATTCATGTTATTCCTGGGTGTTTACCTTGTCACTGTGGTTGGAAATCTGCTTCTCATGTCCCTTGTACAGGCTGACTCCCAGCTTCACACAcctatgtatttctttctctgcaaTTTATCTCTGGCTGACCTCTGTTTCTCCACCAACATCGTTCCTCAGGCCCTTGTCCACCTGCTATCCAGAAAGAAAGTCATTTCATTCACACGTTGTGCAGCTcagcttctcctcttcctcatttttgGGTGTACACAGTGTGCTCTTTTGGCAGTGATGTCTTATGATCGGTATGCAGCCATCTGTAACCCTTTGCATTACCCCAGCATCATGACTTGGAGGGTGTGTGCCCAGCTGGCTGTGGGATCCTGGACCAGTGGCATTCTGGTATCTGTGGTGGACACCAGCTTCACACTAAGGCTTCCCTACACAGGCAGCAATAGTATTGCGCATTTCTTTTGTGAGGCACCTGCCCTGTTGAGCCTGGCATCCACAGATACTTGGGCTTCAGAGATGGCCATTTTCCTCATGGGGGTTGTGCTTCTCCTCTTACCTGTTTCCCTCATCCTGGTATCTTATGGCCACATCATAGTGACTGTGGTCAGGATGAAGTCAGCTGCGGGACGGCTCAAGGCATTCTCTACTTGTGGCTCCCACCTCATGGtggtcattcttttttatgggtcAGCAATTGTCACCTACATGACACCAAAGTCctccaaagaacagaaaaaactgGTGTCTGTGTTCTATGCAATGGTGACCCCCgtgcttaatcccctcatctacagcctgaggaacaaggaTGTGAAGGGAGCTCTGAGGAAGGTGGCTACAAGGAATTTACCATGCAGGCTTGGAAATTGCCACTGA